In the bacterium genome, one interval contains:
- a CDS encoding PHP domain-containing protein: MIDLHLHTTYSDGSLTPTELLERAAVRCVEALAVTDHDTCAGNAEAAEAGARLGIEVISGVELSVAFEGVGLHLLGYGIDCITESAKKVFSRLEDARNDRLVKMICRLNELGAPISSEQVRKEAGGNIVGRLHIARLMVRKRLVPSLQAAFTQYLGRGGLAYIDRVRLTPEEAFEAIRDMGGVVVMAHPGVIERENPGVLDRALDCLLGLGLDGIEARYSRHTPEQTARYLEIADKHSLLSTGGSDFHSPTPERIEIGRGFGTLSVPYESFLALRRAVEAKRKLPLPS; this comes from the coding sequence ATGATCGATCTGCACCTCCACACCACTTACTCGGACGGTTCGCTCACGCCCACCGAACTTCTTGAGCGCGCCGCCGTCCGTTGCGTGGAGGCCCTTGCGGTTACTGATCACGACACCTGCGCCGGCAACGCCGAAGCCGCCGAAGCGGGGGCGCGCCTCGGGATCGAGGTGATCTCCGGCGTGGAGCTCTCCGTCGCTTTCGAGGGGGTCGGGCTTCACCTTCTCGGTTATGGAATCGACTGCATCACCGAGAGCGCGAAAAAGGTCTTTTCGAGGCTCGAAGACGCCAGAAACGACCGCCTCGTGAAGATGATCTGCAGGCTCAACGAACTCGGAGCCCCCATCTCCTCCGAGCAGGTGCGGAAAGAAGCGGGCGGAAACATCGTCGGCAGGCTCCACATCGCGCGCCTGATGGTCAGAAAACGCCTCGTCCCCTCCCTTCAGGCCGCCTTCACCCAGTACCTCGGCAGGGGGGGGCTCGCCTATATCGACCGCGTGCGGCTGACCCCGGAAGAAGCCTTCGAGGCTATACGGGACATGGGCGGCGTGGTGGTAATGGCCCACCCCGGCGTCATCGAGCGCGAGAACCCCGGAGTGCTCGACCGCGCCCTCGATTGCCTCCTCGGCCTCGGCCTTGACGGGATAGAGGCGCGCTACAGCAGGCACACCCCCGAGCAGACAGCGAGATACCTCGAAATCGCCGACAAACACTCCCTCCTATCCACCGGCGGCAGCGACTTTCACTCGCCCACCCCCGAGAGGATAGAGATAGGGAGGGGGTTCGGCACCCTCAGCGTCCCCTACGAGTCCTTTCTGGCCCTCCGAAGGGCGGTAGAGGCGAAGAGAAAGCTCCCGTTACCCTCTTAA
- the thiF gene encoding sulfur carrier protein ThiS adenylyltransferase ThiF, giving the protein MRIFINEREAKVVPGSLAGAVRDLLKPGADIIVVNGFPAGADTPLREGDRVVLIKRGEIPPSHELEALLAARHTPGIYAKLKKARVGIAGLGGLGSHAATALVRVGVGQLVLADFDVVEPSNLGRQAYYADQIGLEKTEALSRNLQRINPYANLTLHTARIDCDNAARLFAGCDVVIEALDRAEEKTMLIEALLSALPSAEIIAASGLAGHGTSETIRVHKLGKRLYVVGDLESEARPFMGLMAPRVGVAAHIQANLAVRLLLGEEY; this is encoded by the coding sequence TTGAGGATTTTTATAAACGAACGCGAGGCCAAGGTTGTCCCCGGCTCTCTTGCCGGAGCGGTAAGAGACCTTTTAAAGCCGGGAGCGGATATTATAGTCGTCAACGGCTTTCCCGCCGGGGCGGATACCCCTCTTCGGGAGGGCGACAGGGTCGTCCTTATAAAGAGGGGGGAGATTCCGCCATCCCACGAGCTTGAGGCGCTCCTCGCGGCCCGCCACACCCCCGGAATCTATGCGAAACTTAAAAAAGCCCGCGTCGGGATAGCGGGGCTCGGGGGGCTCGGCAGCCACGCGGCGACGGCGCTGGTCCGGGTGGGCGTAGGGCAACTGGTACTCGCGGATTTCGACGTGGTGGAGCCCTCTAATCTCGGTAGGCAGGCGTACTACGCCGACCAGATAGGGCTGGAGAAGACGGAGGCGCTAAGCCGGAACCTTCAGAGAATAAACCCTTACGCAAACCTCACCCTTCACACGGCGAGAATCGACTGTGACAACGCCGCCCGCCTCTTCGCGGGGTGCGACGTGGTTATCGAGGCGCTCGACCGCGCCGAGGAGAAGACTATGCTCATAGAGGCGCTTCTCTCGGCCCTTCCCTCGGCGGAGATTATCGCCGCTTCCGGCCTCGCCGGTCACGGGACCTCCGAAACCATTCGCGTTCACAAACTCGGGAAAAGGCTTTACGTAGTGGGCGACCTCGAAAGCGAAGCCCGTCCCTTCATGGGGCTGATGGCCCCCCGCGTGGGCGTGGCGGCGCACATTCAGGCCAATCTGGCGGTCAGATTGCTTCTCGGAGAAGAATACTAG
- a CDS encoding lipopolysaccharide heptosyltransferase family protein, whose product MERFLIIQLRALGDVVLATALARIIKELRPGAFVGFLTQAPNDAILLNNPGIDKVFTYFPSKGLPGQFSLIRDLRRHSFDTSIDALCTPGTEIFSFFSGAKVRAGFYSKWRSASYTERVKRSSGYAVETKKTLLSAIGLESGLDRPEIFLTPEEKLWGEACRKDILKKSGNKKLFTVDATHKHAYRRWSADGYANLCKIVSERYGATGVALWGPGERDTALSLEEKSGGTVVASPETTLRTLSSLIASADFHLGNCSAPRHIAVAVGTPTFIIPGTSQNSWRYPSGEHGEDPYKPPCGDCKEKCFGGTILLCMEKRSAKEVAEHALPFLDKLLETPAAGDCC is encoded by the coding sequence TTGGAGCGTTTTTTAATAATCCAGCTGAGGGCTCTTGGAGACGTCGTTCTGGCGACTGCGCTTGCGCGGATAATCAAGGAACTTCGTCCGGGGGCCTTCGTCGGCTTTCTGACTCAGGCTCCGAACGATGCGATTTTGTTAAATAACCCCGGCATCGACAAGGTCTTCACCTATTTCCCCTCGAAAGGTCTTCCGGGGCAGTTTAGCCTCATCCGCGACCTTCGCCGCCACAGCTTCGACACCTCGATAGACGCCTTATGCACTCCGGGAACCGAAATCTTCTCTTTTTTTTCCGGGGCGAAAGTGCGCGCGGGGTTTTATTCCAAATGGCGTTCCGCCTCTTACACCGAAAGGGTGAAAAGGAGCAGCGGATACGCCGTCGAAACGAAAAAGACCCTTCTTTCGGCTATCGGACTGGAGAGCGGCCTGGACAGGCCGGAAATATTCCTGACTCCCGAGGAGAAGCTCTGGGGAGAAGCCTGCCGGAAAGATATCCTGAAGAAGAGCGGGAACAAAAAACTCTTCACCGTGGACGCCACGCACAAGCACGCCTATCGCAGGTGGTCGGCGGACGGCTACGCGAACCTGTGCAAAATCGTCTCCGAAAGATACGGCGCTACCGGAGTGGCCCTCTGGGGGCCGGGCGAACGCGATACGGCGCTTTCGCTTGAGGAAAAATCCGGGGGCACCGTCGTGGCGTCGCCCGAGACAACCCTCAGAACCCTCTCCTCCCTGATCGCCTCGGCGGACTTTCACCTCGGCAATTGCTCCGCGCCCCGCCACATCGCCGTGGCGGTGGGAACCCCGACCTTCATCATCCCCGGCACTTCGCAGAACTCCTGGAGATACCCTTCGGGGGAGCATGGGGAGGACCCCTACAAGCCCCCCTGCGGGGACTGTAAGGAGAAATGTTTCGGGGGGACAATTCTTCTCTGCATGGAAAAAAGGAGTGCAAAAGAGGTGGCGGAGCACGCCCTGCCCTTTCTGGACAAGCTGTTGGAAACCCCCGCCGCCGGTGACTGCTGCTGA
- a CDS encoding heavy metal translocating P-type ATPase — translation MNETSKAIDPVCGMEVDTASPPGGVAVHNSKTYYFCNASCREKFSDNPEKYLKPPSALPAEKEGFSIDPVCRMTIDEDAPKGGVFDYKGERYYFCNPRCNEKFQGDPEGVLAKYREAAEEPAEMEEEKTLPAKAQSLAVLEIIGMSCASCAATVEKSLRKVPGVSKANVNFAAGKAFVNYDPKTAGETILREAVKKAGYEVALKNAKNGLQSELAEEVFKKRLVVAWIFALPLFFVAMGQMFGITLGLSHRTLAIIQLLLCTPIMLAGSNFFRVGTKAMRNLSPNMDSLVAIGTGTAYLYSLQQTLGGHDHLYYETAGLLIAFILLGKTLEAGAKAKAGRAIKALLDLGAKSARVVREGVEVEIPVEEVVVGDRVRVRPGEKIPVDGVIVEGNSTIDESMLTGESLPVDKAPEDSVTGATVNLSGAFLFEARKVGADTALRQIVRLVEEAQGSKAPIQNLADKVSAVFVPAVILIAAVSFAVWLAVTGDVAESLKSFVAVLIIACPCALGLATPTAVMMGTGIGAKRGILIKGAEALQLAGDVGVVVFDKTGTLTIGKPELVGISTAEGYSEEEALRLGASAESPSEHPLAKAILKARTGALSPVSGFLAHPGKGVEGVVEGKKLLVGTKGFLAEKGVDPSPVETAVDNFQREGKSTLLLGVDGRAVAVFAVADTLKDHAKEAVLGLEDMGIEVVLLTGDNRATAEAIGKAAGVSRIIAEVLPADKEMVIRELKGEGKSVAMVGDGINDAPALSRADVGIAIGTGTDIAIESASIVLVRGDVRDVPRTIALSRYTMRKIKQNLFWAFIYNIVGIPLAAGVFVPLFGWRLHPVVAGAAMAFSSVSVVTNSLSMKRFRTGK, via the coding sequence ATGAACGAAACCTCAAAAGCCATCGACCCCGTCTGCGGGATGGAGGTCGATACCGCCAGCCCTCCCGGCGGCGTGGCTGTGCATAATAGTAAAACATATTATTTCTGCAACGCCAGTTGTAGAGAAAAGTTCAGCGATAATCCGGAGAAATATCTGAAGCCGCCCTCCGCCCTGCCTGCGGAGAAAGAGGGTTTTTCCATAGACCCGGTCTGCCGGATGACCATCGACGAGGACGCCCCGAAGGGCGGCGTCTTCGACTACAAGGGCGAGCGCTACTATTTCTGCAACCCCCGGTGCAACGAGAAGTTTCAGGGCGACCCCGAGGGCGTGCTGGCGAAGTACCGGGAAGCGGCCGAGGAACCGGCCGAGATGGAAGAGGAAAAGACTCTTCCGGCGAAAGCGCAGAGCCTCGCCGTCCTCGAAATAATCGGGATGAGCTGCGCCTCCTGCGCCGCCACCGTCGAAAAATCGCTCCGAAAGGTCCCCGGCGTGTCGAAGGCCAACGTTAACTTCGCGGCTGGGAAGGCGTTCGTAAACTACGACCCTAAAACCGCCGGAGAGACGATTCTCCGTGAGGCGGTGAAGAAGGCGGGCTACGAGGTCGCCCTGAAGAACGCCAAAAACGGGCTGCAAAGCGAACTGGCCGAAGAGGTTTTCAAAAAACGCCTCGTAGTCGCCTGGATTTTCGCCCTCCCCCTCTTTTTCGTCGCGATGGGACAGATGTTCGGGATAACGCTCGGCCTCTCCCACCGTACTCTGGCGATAATCCAGCTTTTACTTTGCACCCCGATAATGCTTGCGGGGTCGAACTTCTTTCGCGTCGGGACAAAAGCGATGCGAAACCTCTCGCCCAACATGGATAGCCTCGTGGCGATAGGCACCGGCACCGCCTATCTCTACTCCCTCCAGCAGACGCTGGGAGGTCACGATCACCTCTACTACGAAACCGCCGGGCTCCTCATAGCCTTCATCCTCCTCGGAAAGACGCTGGAGGCGGGCGCGAAAGCGAAGGCGGGCAGGGCGATTAAGGCCCTTCTCGACCTCGGGGCCAAGAGTGCGAGGGTTGTCAGGGAGGGCGTCGAGGTCGAAATTCCCGTCGAGGAGGTGGTTGTCGGAGACAGAGTCCGCGTGCGCCCCGGCGAAAAGATTCCGGTTGACGGCGTCATAGTCGAGGGGAATTCCACCATTGACGAGTCGATGCTCACCGGCGAATCGCTCCCCGTGGACAAAGCCCCCGAAGATTCCGTCACCGGCGCGACGGTCAACCTGAGCGGGGCCTTTCTCTTCGAGGCCAGAAAGGTCGGAGCCGATACGGCGCTTCGGCAGATAGTGCGCCTCGTCGAAGAGGCGCAGGGGTCGAAGGCCCCCATACAGAACCTCGCGGACAAGGTCTCCGCCGTCTTCGTGCCCGCCGTAATACTCATCGCGGCCGTCTCCTTCGCCGTCTGGCTCGCAGTCACCGGCGACGTGGCGGAATCGCTGAAATCCTTCGTCGCAGTGCTCATCATAGCCTGCCCCTGCGCACTGGGGCTCGCAACCCCCACTGCGGTGATGATGGGCACCGGCATCGGCGCGAAGAGGGGCATCCTCATAAAGGGCGCGGAAGCGCTCCAGCTCGCGGGCGATGTCGGCGTCGTAGTCTTCGACAAGACGGGAACCCTGACTATCGGAAAACCCGAACTGGTGGGAATCAGCACGGCGGAGGGTTATTCCGAAGAGGAGGCGTTGCGCCTCGGGGCAAGCGCCGAGAGCCCCTCCGAGCACCCCCTCGCGAAGGCGATCCTCAAAGCCCGGACCGGCGCTCTTTCGCCCGTTTCCGGCTTTCTCGCCCACCCCGGCAAGGGCGTCGAAGGCGTGGTGGAAGGCAAGAAGCTACTGGTCGGAACGAAGGGGTTTCTGGCTGAAAAGGGGGTAGACCCCTCGCCCGTTGAGACCGCCGTGGATAACTTTCAAAGAGAAGGGAAATCCACCCTTCTCCTTGGTGTGGACGGGAGGGCCGTCGCTGTCTTCGCCGTCGCCGACACACTGAAGGACCATGCGAAAGAAGCCGTCCTGGGGCTGGAAGACATGGGTATCGAAGTGGTTCTTCTCACCGGCGACAACCGGGCCACCGCCGAAGCCATAGGAAAAGCCGCCGGTGTTTCGCGGATAATCGCCGAGGTACTGCCCGCCGATAAGGAGATGGTTATAAGAGAGCTTAAGGGGGAGGGCAAATCCGTGGCGATGGTCGGCGACGGGATAAACGACGCCCCCGCCCTCAGCCGCGCCGACGTGGGCATAGCCATAGGCACCGGCACCGACATCGCCATAGAGTCGGCCTCCATAGTTCTCGTCCGGGGCGATGTGCGCGACGTGCCGAGAACCATAGCGCTCTCCCGTTACACCATGCGGAAGATCAAGCAGAACCTCTTCTGGGCCTTCATCTACAACATCGTGGGCATCCCGCTCGCAGCGGGCGTTTTCGTCCCCCTCTTCGGATGGCGGCTGCACCCTGTCGTCGCGGGCGCGGCGATGGCCTTCTCCTCGGTGTCGGTGGTAACCAATTCGCTCTCGATGAAACGCTTCAGGACCGGCAAATGA
- a CDS encoding methylated-DNA--[protein]-cysteine S-methyltransferase, giving the protein MNILHENHAVIIDTPIGLVRVSARGDKIVALEFVEKGKAGTPPEGVLAEAARQLREYFSLKRKSFEMDLDFSLASTPFRERVWETVSMIPYGETLTYGDIARELETSPRAVGGAMRANPIPIILPCHRVVGGSGTGGYSGEWERGKALSVKEKLLGMENPKRK; this is encoded by the coding sequence ATGAACATTCTACATGAAAATCACGCGGTTATCATCGACACCCCCATAGGGCTCGTCAGGGTATCGGCCAGAGGGGACAAAATAGTCGCGCTTGAGTTTGTCGAAAAGGGAAAGGCCGGTACGCCGCCGGAAGGTGTGCTGGCCGAGGCCGCGCGCCAGCTTCGGGAATATTTTTCCCTGAAGCGCAAGTCCTTCGAGATGGACCTCGATTTCTCGCTGGCCTCCACTCCCTTTCGCGAGCGCGTCTGGGAGACGGTGTCCATGATTCCCTACGGGGAGACGCTCACCTACGGCGATATCGCGCGGGAACTTGAAACCAGCCCCCGCGCCGTCGGCGGCGCGATGAGGGCGAACCCCATTCCCATAATCCTTCCCTGCCACCGCGTCGTGGGCGGTTCGGGCACCGGCGGCTACTCCGGCGAGTGGGAGCGGGGGAAAGCCCTTTCGGTAAAGGAAAAGCTCCTTGGGATGGAGAATCCGAAGCGCAAATAA
- a CDS encoding helix-turn-helix transcriptional regulator: MTMSEETREGFGTRIRKARGELTLSAFAKALGVHKNTLARYERGESSPDGEVLALIAQKFSINPRWLLTGEGRMRGGSGEEEKGGYVYLPLYNVTASGGGGSFLEGEEVADSLAFKREWVTGVLRANPSDLALITMTGESMEPTLGKDDVLLVNLGLAKNPRDGIHLIRSGSALLVKRLQFTPDGRVSVLSDNCSYPPFTVDPNDAETAFKILGRVVWAGRKV; the protein is encoded by the coding sequence ATGACGATGAGCGAAGAGACGCGGGAGGGGTTCGGGACGAGGATACGAAAGGCGCGGGGGGAGCTTACCCTTTCGGCCTTCGCAAAGGCCCTTGGCGTCCACAAAAACACCCTCGCCCGCTACGAGCGCGGCGAATCCTCCCCCGACGGAGAAGTGCTCGCGCTGATCGCCCAAAAGTTCTCGATAAACCCGCGCTGGCTGCTGACGGGCGAAGGGAGGATGCGCGGAGGATCCGGGGAAGAGGAAAAAGGCGGCTACGTCTACCTTCCCCTCTACAACGTCACCGCCTCCGGCGGGGGCGGCTCTTTTCTGGAAGGCGAGGAGGTGGCGGACTCTCTCGCCTTCAAGCGCGAGTGGGTGACGGGGGTGCTTCGCGCCAACCCCTCCGACCTGGCGCTGATAACGATGACGGGCGAATCGATGGAGCCGACTCTGGGAAAGGACGACGTGCTTCTCGTGAACCTCGGGCTGGCGAAAAATCCCCGCGACGGAATACACCTGATACGCTCCGGCTCGGCCCTGCTGGTGAAGCGCCTTCAATTCACGCCCGACGGGAGGGTGAGTGTCCTGAGCGACAACTGCTCCTATCCGCCCTTCACCGTCGATCCCAACGACGCGGAGACTGCCTTTAAAATTCTTGGAAGAGTTGTCTGGGCTGGAAGAAAGGTTTGA
- a CDS encoding HEAT repeat domain-containing protein encodes MSFGFTRLSSMMRRFLILFCAVFYAGASFALESDILDYKNIGPKEQAAGHMGRLTDPDGSVRRDGANLLSREIERVLPELGMSPGASAFLTEVGAGLSALLMTDSATIRVRAERVMDQLIGGYVAASTSKDAALKEEGKKGLLFLAQRVKEPETRTPLANALKKLKIEMPPFDEALAKQYELPGRETASAASEPEAPAAQPETAPAPAVEVSVSIPAAPSQPAVAEPVKEAATPAPAPPPAAAEAPKSATAPRKIVVRSLAGGAAKAATPATPSSAQVITVSLKDIKKAVQAKSEASSAAAAVQAKKDTSSQDRVVLKMLSDKLSATEEQGKLVGLEFAIKLIDSLLKAKESTEPDLKKLAEDDLQAVRRLIGDPSASVRAEAVRIAAAFKDTEATPLIISRLGDQDPKVKEAAHIALVSLTGKDLGPSPEKWQEAATAEPPKPQ; translated from the coding sequence ATGTCCTTCGGTTTCACGAGGTTGTCTTCGATGATGCGCAGGTTTTTGATTCTTTTTTGTGCAGTTTTTTACGCCGGCGCGAGCTTTGCGCTGGAATCGGACATTCTGGACTATAAAAACATAGGGCCGAAGGAGCAGGCGGCGGGCCACATGGGGCGGCTTACCGACCCGGACGGCTCGGTGCGCCGCGACGGCGCGAATCTTCTTTCCCGCGAGATCGAAAGGGTTTTGCCGGAGCTGGGGATGTCGCCGGGAGCTTCCGCCTTTCTGACGGAGGTCGGCGCGGGCCTTTCGGCGCTGCTAATGACCGACAGCGCCACTATCCGCGTCCGCGCCGAGAGGGTGATGGATCAGCTCATAGGCGGCTACGTCGCGGCTTCCACCTCGAAGGACGCGGCGCTAAAGGAGGAGGGGAAAAAGGGGCTCCTTTTTCTGGCGCAGAGGGTGAAGGAGCCTGAGACGCGCACGCCCCTCGCCAACGCCCTGAAGAAACTGAAGATCGAGATGCCTCCCTTTGACGAGGCGCTGGCGAAACAGTACGAGCTACCCGGCAGGGAGACGGCAAGCGCCGCATCCGAACCGGAAGCGCCCGCCGCCCAGCCTGAAACCGCTCCCGCACCGGCGGTTGAAGTTTCCGTTTCGATCCCGGCCGCCCCGTCGCAACCCGCCGTGGCCGAACCCGTTAAGGAGGCTGCAACTCCGGCCCCCGCTCCCCCTCCCGCCGCGGCGGAGGCTCCCAAATCCGCCACCGCGCCGAGAAAGATCGTCGTCCGTTCCCTCGCGGGCGGAGCGGCCAAGGCCGCAACCCCGGCTACGCCCTCGTCAGCCCAGGTGATTACCGTCTCCCTGAAGGATATCAAAAAGGCCGTCCAGGCGAAGAGCGAAGCGTCTTCAGCTGCGGCGGCCGTACAGGCCAAAAAGGATACCTCCTCGCAGGACCGCGTGGTTCTGAAGATGCTCAGCGACAAGCTCTCGGCGACGGAGGAGCAGGGCAAGCTGGTGGGCCTTGAATTTGCGATAAAGCTTATCGATTCGCTTTTGAAGGCGAAAGAATCCACCGAGCCGGATTTGAAAAAGCTCGCCGAGGACGATCTTCAGGCGGTGAGGAGGCTTATCGGCGACCCCTCCGCCAGCGTAAGGGCGGAGGCCGTTAGAATCGCGGCAGCCTTCAAGGACACCGAGGCGACGCCGCTCATAATATCCCGCCTCGGGGATCAGGACCCCAAGGTCAAGGAGGCCGCCCACATAGCGCTTGTCTCTCTCACCGGCAAGGATCTCGGCCCCTCCCCGGAAAAATGGCAGGAAGCGGCAACCGCCGAGCCACCGAAACCGCAGTAA
- a CDS encoding PAS domain S-box protein yields the protein MKDEKTKAGAPPALSVEELKAENAALYNYIRTSTNRMLRSIGTAPLGDEELAGMDMLKFDPIGVIASSFEQILENLHLTNDKLKLTHEELKAVFDSTGVAIIVVDGSMKIVSYNLTASKMFLKPDPTRCYEAICGQGGPPEICTLCQVFEERKQVTTNEISIGEKIYKVIGTPVMAADNSNVTHVVLAYADITDRIRSMEAVEASEKRFRDLFENANDLIQAVTPDGRFLYVNSQWKKILGYPADRLGELSIVDIIAPEARRDYLRAMDRLREGAENIRIETVFLTCAGKQVELDGNVTMSHDSSSPAFFRGIFRDVTAQRKLEEEFNKAQRLESVGVLAGGIAHDFNNLLTGILGNISLARLYMKEGLDITPKLGEAEKAALRAQELTRQLLTFSRGGSPVKRLISIGAIIHDAVVFASSGSKVTHSLSIPQNLWPITADPAQIDQIVQNLVMNAVQAMPDGGELRVDCKNISPEEAVDLPPFLENRHCVQVEIGDEGMGIPQEYMDRIFDPYFSTREEGMGLGLATVYSVVRSHGGHVVAANSPGHGAKFTICLPAEPKGKPKKTAEPPVSEPQRGDGNILIMDDDEIVLDLVADLLGHLGYSTEKVTTGEKAVECYLAALRRGDPFDAVILDLTIRGGMGGKETVREIKKIDPEARAIVSSGYSQDPVMSQYRQYGFDAVVAKPYRGEALANALKGLLNGSKKG from the coding sequence TTGAAGGACGAAAAGACTAAAGCGGGCGCACCCCCGGCCTTGTCCGTCGAGGAGCTGAAGGCCGAGAACGCCGCTCTGTATAACTATATACGAACCTCCACGAACCGGATGCTAAGGTCCATCGGAACCGCTCCCCTCGGCGACGAGGAGCTTGCGGGCATGGACATGCTCAAATTCGACCCGATCGGGGTGATAGCCTCCTCCTTCGAGCAGATACTCGAAAACCTGCACCTTACCAACGACAAGCTCAAACTGACTCATGAAGAGCTGAAGGCGGTCTTCGATTCCACCGGCGTGGCGATAATAGTCGTGGACGGTTCGATGAAGATCGTATCCTACAACCTCACCGCCTCGAAAATGTTCTTAAAGCCCGACCCAACCCGCTGCTACGAGGCTATCTGCGGCCAGGGCGGCCCTCCGGAGATATGCACCCTCTGTCAGGTCTTCGAGGAGAGAAAACAGGTAACGACCAACGAGATATCAATCGGCGAGAAGATATACAAGGTAATCGGCACGCCGGTAATGGCGGCGGACAACTCCAACGTCACCCACGTCGTCCTCGCCTACGCCGACATCACCGACAGGATACGCTCGATGGAGGCTGTGGAGGCCTCAGAGAAACGCTTCCGCGACCTCTTCGAGAACGCAAACGACCTCATCCAGGCGGTTACCCCCGACGGCAGGTTCCTCTACGTAAATTCGCAGTGGAAAAAGATACTCGGCTACCCGGCCGACCGGCTCGGCGAGTTGAGCATTGTGGACATCATCGCCCCGGAAGCGCGGCGCGACTACCTGCGCGCGATGGACAGGCTGCGGGAAGGCGCGGAAAACATCAGGATCGAGACTGTCTTCCTCACTTGTGCCGGAAAACAGGTCGAACTCGACGGCAACGTCACCATGTCGCACGATTCCTCCTCCCCCGCCTTTTTCAGGGGAATATTCCGCGACGTTACAGCCCAGCGGAAGCTTGAGGAAGAGTTCAACAAAGCGCAGAGGCTCGAATCCGTGGGTGTTCTCGCGGGCGGCATCGCCCACGATTTCAACAACCTCCTCACCGGCATACTCGGCAACATCTCCCTTGCCCGTCTCTACATGAAGGAGGGGCTGGACATAACCCCCAAGCTCGGAGAAGCCGAAAAAGCCGCCCTGCGCGCTCAGGAACTTACCCGCCAGCTGCTCACCTTCTCCCGCGGAGGCTCGCCGGTAAAACGGCTAATCTCCATAGGGGCGATAATCCACGACGCGGTGGTCTTCGCCTCCTCCGGCTCGAAGGTGACCCACTCCCTTTCGATTCCCCAGAACCTCTGGCCGATAACCGCGGACCCGGCACAGATAGACCAGATCGTGCAAAACCTCGTCATGAACGCCGTGCAGGCGATGCCCGACGGCGGCGAACTGCGGGTAGACTGCAAAAACATAAGTCCCGAAGAAGCCGTAGACCTGCCCCCTTTCCTCGAAAACCGCCACTGCGTGCAGGTAGAAATCGGCGACGAGGGAATGGGCATACCGCAGGAATACATGGACAGGATCTTCGACCCCTACTTCTCCACGCGCGAAGAGGGGATGGGACTTGGGCTGGCGACCGTTTACTCCGTGGTCAGGAGCCACGGCGGCCACGTCGTCGCCGCAAATTCTCCCGGCCACGGCGCGAAATTCACGATATGCCTCCCCGCCGAACCCAAGGGAAAGCCTAAAAAAACGGCGGAGCCCCCGGTGAGCGAGCCCCAGCGCGGCGACGGCAACATCCTCATAATGGACGACGACGAAATAGTGCTCGATCTCGTCGCCGACCTCCTCGGCCACCTCGGCTACTCCACCGAGAAAGTCACAACAGGCGAAAAAGCGGTGGAATGCTACCTCGCCGCCCTCCGGAGGGGAGACCCCTTCGACGCCGTAATACTCGATCTCACCATACGCGGCGGCATGGGCGGAAAAGAAACCGTGAGGGAGATAAAAAAGATCGACCCCGAAGCCCGGGCCATCGTCTCCTCCGGCTACTCGCAGGACCCGGTAATGTCGCAGTACCGCCAGTACGGCTTCGACGCCGTCGTCGCAAAGCCCTACCGCGGCGAAGCCCTCGCCAACGCGCTAAAAGGGCTCCTCAACGGAAGCAAGAAGGGGTAG
- a CDS encoding sulfurtransferase TusA family protein, giving the protein MTVQVEEVVLDIRGQVCPSTLLSALKEINDLRDRLRSGEVKIIVLTTNRSATGTIPTAAENMGYRSEVTEEGTHYRIEISQNP; this is encoded by the coding sequence ATGACGGTTCAGGTTGAAGAAGTCGTCCTCGACATAAGGGGCCAGGTTTGCCCTTCAACCCTTCTGTCGGCCCTGAAGGAAATAAACGATCTGCGCGACCGCCTTCGGAGCGGCGAAGTAAAGATTATCGTTCTTACGACAAACCGCAGCGCTACAGGGACCATACCCACGGCGGCCGAAAACATGGGCTACCGTTCGGAGGTCACGGAGGAAGGCACCCATTACAGGATCGAGATAAGTCAGAACCCGTAA